The following DNA comes from Microbacterium foliorum.
ATGCTGGGGCTGCGCGCAGCGAGCCCGCGACTTCGTCGTGTGCGCTCTGGGGTCCACGCACGTCAGGATCTGTACGACGCGCTCCGTCCCTGGCAGCGATACGCGGCGCGGGTGCACGCCTTCGTGCGGACGCATCCGGGTGCGGTCCTGTGTCTCGAGTCCGCGGCCGTGCTGCATGGCCTGCCGCACTTCGGCGAGACCGCCCTGATCCATGTGCTGGCGGATGCAGGAGAGAAATCGCGGCGATTCGGTGACGTCGCAGTCCACTCGTCCATGGACTCACGAGGAGTCACCTCGATCGCCGGCATCCACTGCACCGACCTTCTCGACACGGCCGTCGATCTGACGAGGGTGCTGTCACCCGCTAGGGGATTGGCCGTAGCCGATGCGGCGATGTCACCGTTCCAGGGCGGGGACGTGCAGCGATCGGCCGCCGACGAGACTCTCGGCGGCCAGATGAACAGCCGTGGCCGCGCCCGCGCTCGATGGGCCTGGACCAATGCAGACGGACGTTCGGAATCCCCCGGCGAGAGCGTCAGTCGCGCGGTGATCGAGTGGTGCGGATTCGAGACACCACAGCTGCAGGCCGAGTTCGCGTACGAGGGAGCGAAGGACCGGGCCGACTTCTTCTTCCCGTCATGCCGGGTCATCGGCGAGGCGGACGGATGGGGCAAGTACGACCTCGATGATCCGGATGCGGCTGCGCAGCGCCTCTCCTATGAAAAGCGCCGCGAGGACAGACTTCGCCGGAACGGGCATCCGATCGCCCGCTGGGACCTCTCCGACGCGTGGAAAGTGGACCCGCTTCGGCTCGCCTTGGTCGTGGCCAATGTGCCGCTCGTGCGACCTCCGCAGGAGGGGATGCTCGCGTCGCTGAAACTCAGCCCGCGCGAGGTGTCGCGGTCGCGGCCCCGCATCTGACCCACGCAGGTGAAACCGGCATCCGTCGGCGAGACCCACGCCGCGCACACGGGTCTCACGCACAAACCGCGGTCTCACACGACGACCCCACACCGCCGCGCCAGGCACGCCACGAAACCGGCATCCGTCGGCGAGACCCACGCCGCGCACCCGGGTCTCAGGCACAAACCCGGGTCTCGCGCACAAACCACGGTCTCGCGCACGAACCGCGGTCGCGCGCGACAGAGAGGGAAAGCCCCAGCAACACCGCTCGACAGCGGGGTCAGCGCGCGGCGAAGAGGTCAGGCGATCGGCGTCGGCGTCACGCCGAAGGGCGCAAGGCCTGCCGCTCCCCCATCGGGTGACGTGAGCACCCAGATGCCGTCCGCATGCAGGGCGACGGAGTGCTCCCAGTGCGATCCGTCGGTACCGTCGACCGTCGAGACCGTCCAGTCGTCGTCCTCGACGAAGGTCTCGTCGCTCCCGGCGGTCACCATCGGCTCGATCGCCAGCACGAGACCAGGCTTGACCTCTGCACCCGGATCAGGGGTGCGGTAATTGAAGACGCTCGGCGCCTCGTGCATCTTGCGACCGATGCCGTGTCCGACGTACTCCCGAAGGATGCCGTAGGTCTGGCCCGAGACCGCTGATGGGCCCTGAGCCTCGATGTAACCCTGGATGGCGGCGCCGATGTCGCCCAGGTGCGAAGCGGACGCCATAGCGGCGATACCGGCCCACATGGACCCCTCTGTCACGCGCGACAGCTCCTGCCGCTGCGCGACGAGCTCGGGGCGGGTGTCGTCGGGCACGACCACGGTAATGGCGCTGTCGCCGTTCCATCCCTGGAACTGCGCACCGCAGTCGATCGACACGATGTCGCCCGCCTGCAGGATCCGCTCCCCGGGGATGCCGTGCACGACCTCTTCGTTGACGGAGATGCATGTGGTGTGTCGATAGCCGCGAACCAGCTGGAAGTTCGACTCGGCACCGCGGGCCAGGATCACGCGGTTGGCCTCGGCGTCGAGCTCGAGGGTCGTGACCCCCGGTCGGATCAGCGGGCGGACGGCATCCAGTGCTGCGGCCGTGATGAGGCCGGGTTCGACCATCGCGCGCAGCTGAGCAGCGTTCTTGTAGATCGACTTGCGGAACATCGTGCCGGTGTTCAGGCCGCGAGACGCAGGCCGCGAGCGACGAGAGCCGCGAACACGCGCTCGGTGATCTCGTCGAGCGAGCCGACGCCGTCGATGCGGTCGACGATGCCACGGGGGCCGTAGACCTCGAGGATCGGGGCCGTCTCGTGCTCGTAGATGTCCAGGCGGTGCGCGATGGCCTCGTCAGTGTCGTCCGAACGGCCCTGCTCGGCCGCACGGAGCTTCAACCGCTCGATGCTCTCCTCACGCGGGACGTCGAGAAGGATGACAGCGTCGAGCGATTCGCCGCGACCTGCCAGGAACGCGTCGAGGTGCTCGACCTGCGCCGCGTTACGGGGATAGCCGTCGAGCAGGAAGCCGTTCGCAGCGTCGTCCTGCGACAGACGATCGCGGACGATCTCGCTGGTCAGCTCGTCGGGAACGAGGTCGCCCTTGTCGAGGATCGCCGTGACCTGCTGGCCGAGCGGCGTGCCCTCTTTTATGTTCGCGCGGAAGATGTCTCCGGTCGACACGACCGGGATGCCGTACGACTCGGCGATGCGGACACCCTGGGTGCCCTTGCCCGAGCCCTGCGGACCGACGATGAGGAGACGAGCTGATCGAGTCATCGGAGGAGCCCTTCGTAGTGACGCTGCTGAAGCTGAGCATCGATCTGCTTGACCGTCTCGAGACCGACACCCACGATGATGAGGATCGACGCGCCGCCGAACGGGAAGTTCTGGTTGGCGCCCACGGTGGCGAGAGCGATGAGCGGGATCAGCGCGATCAGGCCGAGGTAGATCGAGCCGGGCAGCGTGATGCGGGTGAGCACGTAGTCGAGGTACTCGGCGGTGGGACGACCGGCACGGATGCCGGGGATGAACCCGCCGTACTTCTTCATGTTGTCGGCGACCTCGACCGGGTTGAAGGTGATCGCGACGTAGAAGTACGTGAAGCCGATGATCAGCAGGAAGTAGACCGCCATGTAGATGGGGCTGTTGCCGGTCGTGAAGTTCGCGCTGATCCAGGTGACCCACGCGGCCGGCTCCGAGCCGTCCTGCGGGGTGTTGAACTGCGCGATGAGCGCCGGGATGTAGAGCAGCGACGAAGCGAAGATCACGGGGATCACGCCGGCCATGTTGACCTTGATCGGGATGTAGGTGTTGGTGCCGCCGTAGGTGCGTCGACCGACCATGCGCTTGGCGTACTGCACCGGGATGCGGCGCTGGGACTGCTCGACGAACACGACGAGAGCCATGACGATGATTCCGACCAGGAGCACCAGGAGGAAGACCTCGAAGCCCTTGCTCTCCCAGATGAGCCACATCGCGCCGGGGAACGTGGCGGCGATCGAGGTGAAGATGAGCAGCGACATGCCGTTGCCGATGCCGCGCTCGGTGACGAGCTCGGCGAACCACATGATCAGGCCCGTGCCCGCGGTCATCGTCATGATCATGAGCAGCTGCGCCCACCACACGTCGTTGGTGAGCAGGTTCTGGCAGGCGGCGATGTCGGTCGTGCCGAAGAGCTGGCCGCTGCGGGCCACCGTGACGAGCGTGGTCGACTGCAGCAGCGCCAGAGCGATCGTGAGGTAGCGCGTGTACTGGGTCAGGCGGGCCTGGCCGGCCTGACCCTCCTTGTGCAGCGCCTCGAAGTGAGGGATGACCACGCGGAGGAGCTGGGTGATGATCGTCGCGGTGATGTACGGCATGACGCCGAGCGCGAAGATCGAAAGTTGGAGGAGCGCGCCACCCGAGAACAGGTTGACGAGCCCGAGGAGTCCCTCTGTCCCGGAGTTCAGCGCGAGGCACTCTTCGACGTTCGGGAAGTTCACGAACGGAGCAGGCACATTCGAGCCGAGCCGATAGATGGCGATGATGGCGAGGGTGAAACCGATCTTCCGACGCAGGTCGGGCGTGCGGAAGATCCGCGCGATGGCGCTAAACAAGGACGTCCTCCTGAAAGGTTGCCGATCCCTGAAGGACGGCTGAAAGAACAGGCTAACCCATAAGAGGGGCCGGAGAATCTCCGACCCCTCTTATGAAGTGGTTACTTGACGGATCCGCCGGCCGCCACGATCTTCTGCTCGGCAGAACCCGAGACCTTGTCGACCGCTACGGTGAGCTTCACGGCGATGTCGCCGTTTCCGAGAACCTTGACCTTCTCGTTCTTGCGAACGGCCCCCTTGGCGACCAGGTCGCCGATGGTGACGTCGCCACCCTTGGGGTACAGCTCCGCGAGCTTCTCCAGGTTCACGACCTGGTACTCGACGCGGAACGGGTTCTTGAACCCGCGCAGCTTCGGGGTGCGCATGTGCAGCGGCATCTGCCCACCCTCGAATCCGACGCGAACGGTGTTGCGAGCCCGCGTGCCCTTGGTACCACGACCCGCAGTCTTACCCTTGGAGCCCTCACCGCGACCGACACGGGTCTTCGCGGTGTTGGATCCGGGGACCGGACGCAGGTGGTGCACCTTCAGCACGCCGGGGCGGGATGCCGGAGCATCCTTCTTCGGCGCAGCCTTCTTCGCAGCAGGCTTCTTGACGGCGTCGGCCTTTGCCGAAGACGCCTTCGCAGGTGCCTTCTTGGCGGCGGGCTTCTTCTCGGCTGCGGCCTTGGGAGCGGCAGCCTTCTTCGTGGCCTTCTCGGCCTCGACGGCTTCGTTCTTCTCAGCCATTAGTCGATCTCCTCAACCTTTACGAGGTGGGCGACGGTCTTGACGTAACCGCGCGTCTGCGCGTCGTCGGGGCGAACGGTGGTGTCACCGATGCGCTTCAGACCGAGGCTGCGCAGCGTGTCACGCTGGTTCTGCTTCTCGCTCACCTTGGACTTGACCTGCGTGACCTTCAGGCGCGCAGCCATCAGGCACCTACCTTCTGTGCGGCGATGGCGTCTGCCTCCGCACGGACGAGACGCGCGGGTGCGACCTGATCGAACTCGAGGCCACGACGTGCGGCGACCGCACGGGGCTCCTCGAGCATCTTCAGGGCCGTCACCGTCGCGTGCACGATGTTGATCGTGTTCGACGAGCCGAGCGACTTCGACAGCACGTCGTGGATACCGGCGCACTCGAGCACGGCGCGGACCGGACCACCGGCGATGACACCGGTACCGGCAGCGGCCGGACGAAGCAGGACGACGCCTGCTGCGGCCTCACCCTGCACGGGGTGCGGGATGGTGCTTCCGACGCGCGGAACGCGGAAGAAGTTGCGCTTGGCCTCTTCGACACCCTTCGAGATCGCCAGAGGGACCTCACGGGCCTTGCCGTAGCCGACGCCCACCAGACCGTTGCCGTCACCGACGACCACGAGAGCGGTGAAGCTGAAGCGACGACCACCCTTCACGACCTTCGAGACGCGGTTGATGGTGACCACGCGCTCGAGGAACTGGTTGTCCCCACGGTCGCGGGAGTTGCGGTCACGGCCACCCTGGTTGCGGTCACCACGGCCACCGCCGCGGCGGTTGTCGCGCTGAGACGGCTCTGCCTGCGTGGTGCCGGTGGCAGTCTCGGAAGTGGCAGCTGCCGCTTCGGTCACTTCGTTCTCCTTGTTGTCACTCACAGTGCCAGACCCCCTTCGCGGGCGCCGTCGGCGATGGCGGCGACACGACCGGCGTAGCGGTTGCCGCCACGGTCGAACACTGCCTCGGAAACGCCGGCAGACTTCGCACGCTCGGCGAGAAGCTCGCCGACCTTGCGGGCCTTGGCGGTCTTGTCACCCTCGAGCGAACGCAGGTCGGTCTCGAGCGTCGATGCCGACGCCACGGTGTGACCCTTGCTGTCGTCGACAAGCTGCACGAAGACGTGGCGAGCCGAGCGGTTGACGACGAGACGCGGACGCGACTCGGTGCCGACGACCTTCTTGCGAAGGCGGGCATGACGACGCGCGCGGGCGTCAGACTTTGACTTGAGAGCCATGGTTACTTACCACTCTTTCCGGCCTTGCGACGCACGATCTCGCCGGCGTAGCGCACGCCCTTGCCCTTGTACGGCTCGGGCTTGCGGATCTTGCGGATGTTCGCAGCTGCCTCGCCGACAGCCTGCTTGTCGATACCACTGACCGTGAGCTTGTTGGTGCCCTCGACCGTGAGCGTGATACCGGCGGGCGGGTCGATGAGGACCGGGTGCGAGAAGCCGAGGGCGAACTCGACCGAGCTGCCCTTCTGCGCCACTCGGTA
Coding sequences within:
- the map gene encoding type I methionyl aminopeptidase, giving the protein MFRKSIYKNAAQLRAMVEPGLITAAALDAVRPLIRPGVTTLELDAEANRVILARGAESNFQLVRGYRHTTCISVNEEVVHGIPGERILQAGDIVSIDCGAQFQGWNGDSAITVVVPDDTRPELVAQRQELSRVTEGSMWAGIAAMASASHLGDIGAAIQGYIEAQGPSAVSGQTYGILREYVGHGIGRKMHEAPSVFNYRTPDPGAEVKPGLVLAIEPMVTAGSDETFVEDDDWTVSTVDGTDGSHWEHSVALHADGIWVLTSPDGGAAGLAPFGVTPTPIA
- a CDS encoding adenylate kinase; the protein is MTRSARLLIVGPQGSGKGTQGVRIAESYGIPVVSTGDIFRANIKEGTPLGQQVTAILDKGDLVPDELTSEIVRDRLSQDDAANGFLLDGYPRNAAQVEHLDAFLAGRGESLDAVILLDVPREESIERLKLRAAEQGRSDDTDEAIAHRLDIYEHETAPILEVYGPRGIVDRIDGVGSLDEITERVFAALVARGLRLAA
- the secY gene encoding preprotein translocase subunit SecY; its protein translation is MFSAIARIFRTPDLRRKIGFTLAIIAIYRLGSNVPAPFVNFPNVEECLALNSGTEGLLGLVNLFSGGALLQLSIFALGVMPYITATIITQLLRVVIPHFEALHKEGQAGQARLTQYTRYLTIALALLQSTTLVTVARSGQLFGTTDIAACQNLLTNDVWWAQLLMIMTMTAGTGLIMWFAELVTERGIGNGMSLLIFTSIAATFPGAMWLIWESKGFEVFLLVLLVGIIVMALVVFVEQSQRRIPVQYAKRMVGRRTYGGTNTYIPIKVNMAGVIPVIFASSLLYIPALIAQFNTPQDGSEPAAWVTWISANFTTGNSPIYMAVYFLLIIGFTYFYVAITFNPVEVADNMKKYGGFIPGIRAGRPTAEYLDYVLTRITLPGSIYLGLIALIPLIALATVGANQNFPFGGASILIIVGVGLETVKQIDAQLQQRHYEGLLR
- the rplO gene encoding 50S ribosomal protein L15, whose product is MAEKNEAVEAEKATKKAAAPKAAAEKKPAAKKAPAKASSAKADAVKKPAAKKAAPKKDAPASRPGVLKVHHLRPVPGSNTAKTRVGRGEGSKGKTAGRGTKGTRARNTVRVGFEGGQMPLHMRTPKLRGFKNPFRVEYQVVNLEKLAELYPKGGDVTIGDLVAKGAVRKNEKVKVLGNGDIAVKLTVAVDKVSGSAEQKIVAAGGSVK
- the rpmD gene encoding 50S ribosomal protein L30, with amino-acid sequence MAARLKVTQVKSKVSEKQNQRDTLRSLGLKRIGDTTVRPDDAQTRGYVKTVAHLVKVEEID
- the rpsE gene encoding 30S ribosomal protein S5, producing the protein MTEAAAATSETATGTTQAEPSQRDNRRGGGRGDRNQGGRDRNSRDRGDNQFLERVVTINRVSKVVKGGRRFSFTALVVVGDGNGLVGVGYGKAREVPLAISKGVEEAKRNFFRVPRVGSTIPHPVQGEAAAGVVLLRPAAAGTGVIAGGPVRAVLECAGIHDVLSKSLGSSNTINIVHATVTALKMLEEPRAVAARRGLEFDQVAPARLVRAEADAIAAQKVGA
- the rplR gene encoding 50S ribosomal protein L18, translated to MALKSKSDARARRHARLRKKVVGTESRPRLVVNRSARHVFVQLVDDSKGHTVASASTLETDLRSLEGDKTAKARKVGELLAERAKSAGVSEAVFDRGGNRYAGRVAAIADGAREGGLAL